The following coding sequences are from one Clostridioides difficile ATCC 9689 = DSM 1296 window:
- a CDS encoding sensor histidine kinase, whose amino-acid sequence MKVFSNKDIKIFFLVIISVLLMFIVVGQIVVINITNDYKSALLEHDYNIAGYLNSMGVDKSKIPAVFTTNEDKYTLKGKEILNTARYDFGTDDSFMPSVKLFQGKYIKTMFLYLFVFFTMIIFILYVYFFRQQNKIEEASYKIDSFMNGNINVRLNTYEEGSLSKLFGSIDAMSTSLNTHILKEKQNKEFLKNTISDISHQLKTPLTALMMYNQILQEESHNSEIVENFVQKSQNELERIESLIQNLLKITKIDSKTIILNKASVNVKKLITKILYSFETRAEKEGKSISIRGLENTNLFCDYEWISEALSNLIKNALDNTKENDKIMIEWVETPITTIISVSDTGNGIHIEDIHHIFKRFYRSKFSKSNQGLGLGLPLVKSIIEQHNGTITVESNFLQGSTFTLSFLKLTNM is encoded by the coding sequence ATGAAGGTATTTTCTAATAAAGACATAAAAATATTTTTTTTGGTGATTATATCCGTTTTATTGATGTTTATAGTAGTAGGTCAAATAGTAGTTATAAATATAACTAATGATTATAAAAGTGCACTGTTAGAACATGATTATAATATAGCTGGATACTTAAATAGTATGGGTGTTGATAAATCAAAAATACCAGCAGTATTTACTACTAATGAAGATAAATATACTTTAAAAGGAAAAGAAATCTTAAATACAGCTAGATATGACTTTGGTACAGATGATAGTTTTATGCCAAGTGTGAAATTGTTTCAAGGTAAATATATAAAAACTATGTTTTTGTATTTATTTGTGTTCTTTACTATGATTATTTTTATATTGTATGTGTATTTTTTTAGGCAACAGAACAAGATAGAAGAAGCTAGTTATAAAATTGATTCATTTATGAATGGAAATATAAATGTACGGTTAAATACTTATGAAGAAGGTAGTTTATCAAAGTTATTTGGTTCAATAGATGCTATGTCAACATCTCTAAACACACATATATTGAAAGAAAAGCAGAATAAAGAATTTCTTAAAAATACAATTTCAGATATATCACATCAACTAAAAACTCCACTTACAGCATTGATGATGTATAATCAAATATTGCAGGAAGAGAGTCATAATAGTGAAATTGTTGAGAATTTTGTGCAGAAGAGTCAAAATGAATTAGAGCGTATAGAATCATTGATACAAAACTTGTTAAAGATTACAAAGATAGATTCAAAGACAATAATTCTTAACAAAGCTAGTGTTAACGTAAAAAAGTTGATTACTAAAATTTTATATAGTTTTGAAACTAGAGCAGAAAAAGAAGGAAAGAGTATCTCTATAAGAGGTCTAGAAAATACAAACTTGTTTTGCGATTATGAATGGATATCAGAAGCTTTAAGCAACCTTATAAAAAATGCATTAGATAATACAAAAGAGAACGATAAAATAATGATAGAATGGGTTGAAACACCTATAACAACTATTATTTCAGTGAGTGATACCGGAAATGGAATTCATATTGAAGATATACATCATATATTTAAAAGATTTTATAGGAGTAAGTTTTCAAAAAGTAATCAAGGCCTTGGATTAGGGTTGCCACTAGTTAAATCTATCATAGAACAGCACAATGGAACCATAACTGTAGAAAGTAATTTTTTACAAGGAAGTACATTTACTCTAAGTTTTTTAAAGCTTACTAATATGTAA
- a CDS encoding ABC transporter ATP-binding protein has product MDILVVNNLCKTYGNGYTKVEALKDVSFTVSKGEFVTVVGESGSGKSTLLNLLGGLDTPTSGKIFVDGKEICSMKEEKQTIFRRRNIGFIFQSYNLIPELTVEQNIIFPLLLDYKKPDTIYLDEVLTILGLKDRKSHLPNQLSGGQQQRVAIGRALITKPSIILADEPTGNLDSKNSSDVISLLKVTAEKYNQTIIMITHNTNIASTADRILQVSDGMLKDLGVNRE; this is encoded by the coding sequence ATGGATATTCTTGTGGTTAATAATTTATGTAAAACATATGGAAATGGATATACAAAAGTAGAGGCATTAAAAGATGTATCATTTACAGTTTCAAAGGGAGAGTTTGTTACTGTAGTTGGAGAATCTGGCTCAGGTAAGAGTACATTATTAAATCTTTTAGGAGGTCTTGATACTCCAACCTCAGGAAAAATATTTGTTGATGGTAAAGAAATATGTTCAATGAAAGAAGAAAAACAGACTATTTTTCGACGTCGTAATATAGGTTTTATCTTTCAATCATATAATCTTATACCCGAATTAACTGTGGAACAAAATATAATATTTCCTTTACTACTAGATTACAAAAAACCAGACACTATTTATCTAGATGAAGTATTGACAATTTTAGGTCTTAAAGATAGAAAAAGTCATCTTCCAAATCAATTATCTGGTGGTCAGCAACAAAGGGTTGCAATTGGAAGAGCATTGATTACAAAGCCATCAATTATATTGGCAGATGAGCCAACAGGAAATCTTGACAGTAAAAATAGCAGTGATGTAATTTCACTTTTAAAAGTGACAGCAGAAAAATATAACCAAACTATTATTATGATAACTCATAATACAAATATAGCTTCTACAGCAGATAGGATACTACAGGTTTCTGATGGAATGCTTAAAGACCTAGGGGTGAATAGAGAATGA
- a CDS encoding ABC transporter permease — MRSYLELVPQYAKVHKKKNRTTILCIVIAVCLVTAIFGLADMAIQCQKVQFIKDDGNWHIVLKNLNEEAISEISSRVDIAHYGRGQVIDNGEFKSKEILIQGLDEDLAKQLGLEIIKGRYPVVENETLIDVDAVKSFNLKVGDFIKIKLADGRNKNYKIVGEYSSLSSLRASDKHGLMLSILGTQAIKKSETYDYYYITFKDKVNIRKATSDIKNTFNLSDKQIGKNEKLLSIIGQGDSDYSKPLYLTAGGLFILVLIASIIMIYNSFNMGVIERIKFFGLLRCLGASKLQVKKFVVLESLILSVKAIPLGLLLGCIVTIISSIFLKYVNTELFGSMPILKVSFIGIVFGIIVGFLTVILSAIVPAKKASGVSPLSAIRGNLMFKEILTSGKASKIANAGSSKIDVSMGINHAFSRKKSFILMTSSFAISIVLFLGFSVFIDFMYQALKPIKPEATHISIVDADFKSVLTKDDINEISNIKGIKKVYSRMMTDVEATYNNKEATSQLISYEKNQFDWAKKYLVKGEINEDKLESENIGLVEEGHGFNIGDKIYIKNGNSKKEIEVAGILSSISFDVKDKYIGNIITSENTFTSITDIKDYIIIDTQVDEDAPEDLIQNIRNVLDDNLEVRDKRQGNLEAKNSFYTMAVFVYGFVFIIAIISMFNIINSMNISVTSRINYYGIMRAIGMSNKQLRKMVIVESSTYAVSGCLLGSVLGLILHRYIFVSLVTLKFHIDWQIPFDLLFIIVVTMIIITLLAVRKPIKKICELDIIEVVNAQ; from the coding sequence ATGAGAAGCTATTTAGAACTAGTACCACAATATGCAAAGGTACATAAGAAAAAAAATAGAACTACAATTTTATGTATTGTCATTGCAGTATGTTTAGTTACTGCTATTTTTGGACTAGCAGACATGGCTATACAATGTCAAAAAGTACAATTTATAAAAGATGATGGAAATTGGCACATAGTACTTAAAAATCTTAATGAAGAAGCTATATCAGAAATAAGTAGTAGAGTAGATATAGCTCACTATGGTAGAGGACAAGTCATTGATAATGGAGAGTTTAAATCAAAGGAGATTTTGATACAAGGTTTAGATGAAGATTTAGCAAAACAATTAGGTCTAGAAATAATAAAAGGTCGTTATCCTGTTGTGGAGAATGAGACTTTAATAGATGTAGATGCAGTTAAAAGCTTTAATCTAAAAGTAGGAGATTTTATCAAAATAAAATTAGCAGATGGTAGAAATAAAAATTATAAGATAGTAGGTGAATATTCATCATTATCAAGCTTAAGAGCCTCAGATAAGCATGGATTAATGCTTTCAATATTAGGTACACAAGCTATCAAAAAATCAGAAACATATGATTATTATTATATTACATTTAAAGACAAGGTTAATATTAGAAAAGCTACTTCTGATATTAAGAATACCTTTAATTTAAGTGATAAACAAATCGGTAAAAATGAAAAATTACTTTCTATTATAGGTCAAGGTGACTCTGATTATTCTAAACCACTTTACTTAACAGCAGGAGGACTTTTTATACTTGTGTTAATAGCAAGTATTATCATGATATATAATAGCTTTAATATGGGTGTAATAGAGAGAATAAAGTTTTTTGGACTATTACGTTGCTTGGGAGCATCAAAACTCCAAGTCAAAAAATTTGTTGTTTTAGAAAGTTTAATTCTAAGTGTAAAGGCTATTCCACTAGGATTGTTATTAGGATGTATTGTAACCATTATATCCTCTATATTTCTCAAATATGTGAATACAGAGTTATTTGGTTCGATGCCAATTTTAAAGGTTAGCTTTATTGGTATTGTGTTTGGAATAATAGTAGGATTTTTAACAGTAATATTATCAGCTATTGTTCCAGCAAAAAAAGCTTCTGGGGTGTCTCCACTAAGTGCTATACGTGGTAATCTAATGTTCAAAGAAATTTTAACTAGTGGAAAAGCAAGTAAAATTGCTAACGCAGGAAGTTCTAAAATTGATGTTTCTATGGGAATAAATCATGCCTTTTCAAGAAAAAAATCTTTTATACTTATGACTTCTTCATTTGCTATTAGTATTGTATTGTTTTTAGGTTTTAGTGTATTTATAGACTTTATGTATCAGGCACTTAAACCTATAAAACCAGAAGCTACTCATATATCTATTGTTGACGCTGACTTTAAGTCTGTTCTTACTAAAGACGATATTAATGAAATAAGTAATATCAAAGGAATAAAAAAAGTATACAGTAGAATGATGACGGATGTAGAGGCTACATACAATAATAAGGAGGCAACATCTCAGCTAATTTCTTATGAAAAAAATCAATTTGACTGGGCCAAAAAGTATCTAGTAAAAGGGGAAATCAATGAAGATAAATTAGAGTCAGAAAATATCGGATTGGTAGAAGAAGGTCATGGGTTTAATATTGGAGATAAGATATATATTAAAAATGGAAATTCTAAGAAAGAGATAGAGGTAGCAGGTATACTTTCTTCAATTTCATTTGATGTTAAAGACAAATATATTGGAAATATTATAACATCTGAAAATACTTTTACTAGTATAACAGATATAAAAGACTATATAATAATTGATACTCAAGTTGATGAAGATGCTCCTGAAGATTTAATCCAAAATATAAGAAATGTTCTAGATGATAATTTAGAGGTTCGAGATAAGCGACAAGGTAACTTAGAGGCTAAAAATTCATTTTACACTATGGCAGTTTTTGTATATGGGTTTGTATTTATAATTGCGATTATAAGTATGTTTAATATCATAAACAGTATGAATATAAGCGTTACAAGTAGAATAAATTACTATGGTATTATGCGTGCAATAGGCATGTCCAATAAGCAATTAAGAAAAATGGTAATAGTAGAATCAAGTACATATGCTGTAAGTGGCTGTTTATTGGGGAGTGTACTTGGATTAATATTACATAGATATATATTTGTATCCTTAGTAACATTAAAATTCCATATAGACTGGCAAATACCTTTTGATTTACTGTTTATCATTGTAGTAACTATGATAATAATAACTTTGCTTGCAGTAAGAAAACCCATTAAAAAGATTTGTGAATTAGACATAATAGAGGTAGTAAATGCACAATAA
- a CDS encoding APC family permease: MEKAKKLGLFSMILLGINSIIGSGIFLLPGKVYNLAGQNSMFIYIFATLLVLSILLCFAEVGSMFDKNGGAYLYSKKAFGDFIGFEVGTMSWVIRIISWSTLAVGFATALGSFWPESATEYKGYIAAILVTLLSINSLFGIKSTKIMNNVITIAKLVPLIVFIIVGIFFIKFVNIVPSGNVVNSSMGPAIILVFYAFTGFESFIVASGEMENPKKNLPVALITTIFICAIIYILIQIVCMGILGDRLFENSIPIADTSSVFLGNYGKVFISVATLISIFGINIGSSIVTPKCGSSLAEEGSLPAFIGKTNKYGAPYVAIIISLICCIPLVLTGSFEQLAVMSVIARFAQYIPTCLSVIVLRKRTDVKASFKIPFGPVIPMVAILGSSWLLQQAWAEDISKPITQNRVLIGLGAMLLIAPLYIFMKKNKEIEHKNKSEDSKLYISREKIQ; this comes from the coding sequence ATGGAAAAAGCTAAGAAATTAGGTCTATTTAGTATGATATTATTAGGGATTAATAGCATAATAGGTTCAGGTATATTCTTACTACCAGGTAAAGTTTATAATCTAGCAGGTCAAAACAGTATGTTTATATACATTTTTGCTACACTCTTAGTTCTATCAATACTTTTATGTTTTGCAGAAGTTGGAAGCATGTTTGATAAGAATGGAGGAGCATATCTATACTCCAAAAAAGCTTTTGGAGATTTTATAGGATTTGAAGTTGGTACAATGTCTTGGGTTATTAGAATTATATCATGGTCTACTCTAGCAGTAGGATTTGCAACAGCTTTAGGTTCATTTTGGCCAGAATCTGCCACTGAATACAAAGGTTATATAGCTGCAATACTCGTAACACTACTTTCAATAAATAGCTTATTTGGAATTAAAAGCACAAAGATAATGAATAATGTAATAACTATAGCTAAATTAGTACCATTAATAGTTTTTATAATAGTTGGAATATTCTTTATAAAATTTGTAAATATTGTTCCTTCAGGAAATGTAGTTAACTCTAGTATGGGTCCAGCCATTATATTAGTATTTTACGCATTTACCGGCTTTGAATCATTTATTGTGGCAAGTGGAGAAATGGAAAATCCTAAAAAAAATCTTCCAGTCGCATTAATAACCACAATATTTATATGTGCAATAATTTATATATTAATTCAAATTGTCTGTATGGGTATACTTGGAGATAGACTATTTGAAAACAGTATTCCAATTGCAGATACTTCAAGTGTATTTTTAGGCAATTATGGTAAAGTTTTCATATCTGTAGCAACATTAATATCTATATTTGGTATAAATATAGGTTCATCAATAGTAACTCCTAAATGTGGTTCTTCTCTAGCAGAAGAAGGTTCTCTTCCTGCATTTATAGGAAAAACAAATAAATATGGTGCTCCATATGTAGCAATAATAATATCTTTAATTTGTTGTATACCACTTGTGCTAACTGGAAGTTTTGAACAACTTGCAGTAATGAGTGTAATTGCAAGATTTGCTCAGTACATACCAACTTGTTTATCAGTAATAGTTTTAAGAAAAAGAACAGATGTTAAGGCCTCTTTTAAGATTCCATTTGGTCCTGTTATACCAATGGTAGCTATTTTAGGTAGCTCATGGTTGTTACAACAAGCTTGGGCAGAAGATATTTCAAAACCTATAACTCAAAATAGAGTTTTAATAGGATTAGGGGCAATGTTGTTAATAGCTCCTCTATATATATTTATGAAAAAAAATAAGGAAATCGAGCATAAAAATAAATCAGAAGATTCTAAATTATATATTTCGAGAGAAAAAATTCAATAA
- a CDS encoding M20 metallopeptidase family protein, whose translation MQQALKLKYQTKELGKDFVIESCNSIKPWLINIRRELHKIPELALEENLTKQKVISYLKEIGIDYMEFTKHNGIMAYILKESADKTICIRADMDALPIEEENNIPYKSIHSGKMHACGHDAHTTMLLGACKVLHSIKDKLNVNVKFLFQPAEEGFGGAKFLVEDGCLENPKADYIFGLHVMPHIETGLIETKYDTLNASVDTIKISIKGKRAHGAYPENGIDAIVTASQIVTSLQTIISRNLEPNNAAVLTIGKIYGGDTHNVICEDVKLEGTLRTLNSKTRNFMIDKIAKIVGDTASAFGCVGTLHVSDENYPAVINEKELVDTVISNTKELLGEEKFILRPNPSLGGEDFSFYTEHCKGAFFHLGCKNEEKGLISPLHTSSFNIDEDCLPIGVMMHVMNTLYFN comes from the coding sequence ATGCAACAGGCTTTGAAATTAAAATATCAAACCAAAGAATTAGGAAAAGATTTTGTAATAGAAAGTTGTAATTCTATAAAACCATGGCTTATAAACATAAGAAGAGAATTACATAAAATTCCAGAATTAGCTCTTGAAGAAAATCTTACTAAACAGAAGGTAATTTCTTATTTAAAAGAAATCGGAATTGATTATATGGAATTTACAAAACACAATGGAATTATGGCATATATTTTAAAAGAAAGTGCAGATAAAACGATTTGTATAAGAGCAGATATGGATGCTCTTCCTATTGAAGAAGAAAACAACATACCTTATAAATCAATACACTCTGGAAAAATGCATGCTTGTGGTCACGATGCACATACAACCATGCTACTTGGAGCATGTAAAGTTTTACATTCAATAAAAGATAAACTTAATGTAAATGTAAAATTCTTATTTCAACCAGCAGAAGAAGGTTTTGGAGGAGCAAAATTTTTAGTTGAGGATGGGTGTTTAGAAAATCCCAAGGCCGATTATATATTCGGACTTCATGTTATGCCACATATAGAAACAGGCCTTATCGAAACAAAATATGATACATTAAATGCTAGTGTAGACACTATAAAAATAAGTATCAAAGGTAAAAGAGCTCATGGTGCATATCCTGAAAACGGTATTGATGCAATAGTTACAGCTTCACAAATTGTTACATCATTACAAACTATAATAAGTAGAAACTTAGAACCAAATAATGCTGCTGTTTTGACTATAGGTAAAATATATGGTGGTGATACACACAATGTAATATGTGAAGATGTAAAATTAGAAGGCACTTTAAGAACCTTAAATAGCAAAACAAGAAACTTTATGATTGATAAAATAGCTAAAATTGTTGGAGACACTGCATCTGCATTTGGTTGTGTTGGGACTTTACATGTAAGTGATGAAAACTATCCTGCTGTTATAAATGAAAAAGAATTAGTAGATACAGTTATATCAAATACTAAAGAATTACTTGGAGAGGAAAAATTTATATTGAGACCAAACCCGTCTTTAGGTGGTGAAGACTTTTCTTTTTACACAGAACATTGTAAAGGAGCATTCTTCCATTTAGGATGTAAAAATGAGGAAAAGGGCTTAATTTCACCTCTTCATACCTCTAGCTTTAATATAGATGAAGATTGTTTACCAATAGGTGTTATGATGCATGTAATGAATACTTTGTATTTTAATTAG
- a CDS encoding sigma-54 interaction domain-containing protein: protein MKKSVALVNDSRKDLIDFLENNLKLVFGDSININRYFINEINDNDIINDDVILVMSVERLDKIINNILDKKKVIVVRRTFREDKIYNLLSLPQGTNVLIVNDSDETTLETISLFYKIGVTNIRPIPYMNDNNYKNIKIAITPGVPEKVPSFISDIFDLGHRYIDISTFIEIINLLQIDSKEIQSNLVKYSEEIISLDTGIKDKYKELFLKIEELDTILNLSKDGILFTSKDGEINTYNSKVKDILDINEDIYGKYIEDIFVDSLKVLLSEKEILDKVVVFNKKYINVNKKNIYNRDEKMGTYYSLQEITYIKKLEQNLTKKLREKGQIAKYTFKDIKTNSPKMFECIDLAKKVSKSDLSILIGGESGTGKELIAQSIHNNSNRKNQPFIAVNCAAVPENLLESQLFGYDKGTFTGGLKDGKQGLFELANNGTIFLDEIGDMPLELQTKLLRVLQEKQIMPVGSHNVINIDVRIISATNKNLEQMIDNSQFREDLYYRLNTIPINIPPLRERKEDILIIMEDLINKKLIITPEAKKLIQNYMWKGNIRELQNVTSYLNIMCEDIVLEKDLPPNLRSSDNKNTSLKLKYSKNDILNILEILILNKESDVGIGRGLILKALLDKNLQITEGKIKKIFEYLKKEELIICSSGRYGSKITQKGEDFYNKLKYKGL from the coding sequence ATGAAAAAATCAGTAGCTCTGGTAAATGATAGTAGAAAAGATTTAATAGACTTTTTAGAAAATAATTTGAAATTAGTTTTTGGAGATTCTATAAATATTAATAGATACTTCATAAATGAAATAAATGATAATGATATTATAAATGATGATGTGATATTAGTAATGTCAGTAGAAAGATTAGACAAAATTATAAATAATATACTAGATAAGAAAAAAGTGATTGTGGTAAGAAGAACTTTTAGGGAAGATAAAATTTATAATCTACTATCTTTACCACAGGGTACAAATGTTCTAATCGTAAATGATTCTGATGAAACTACTCTAGAAACTATAAGTTTATTTTATAAAATTGGAGTGACTAATATTAGACCAATTCCATATATGAATGATAATAACTATAAAAATATAAAAATAGCTATAACTCCAGGAGTTCCAGAAAAAGTACCTAGCTTTATCTCAGATATATTTGATTTAGGTCACAGATATATAGATATTTCTACATTTATAGAAATAATAAATTTATTACAAATTGATTCAAAGGAAATACAATCTAATCTAGTTAAATACTCAGAAGAAATAATAAGTTTAGATACTGGTATAAAAGATAAATATAAGGAATTATTTTTAAAAATAGAAGAATTAGATACAATATTGAATTTATCAAAAGATGGTATATTATTTACTTCAAAAGATGGTGAAATAAATACATATAATAGTAAAGTAAAAGATATTTTAGACATAAATGAGGATATATATGGAAAATACATTGAGGATATATTTGTAGATAGTTTAAAAGTTTTATTGAGTGAGAAAGAGATACTAGATAAAGTTGTCGTATTCAATAAGAAATATATAAATGTAAATAAAAAAAACATATACAATAGAGATGAAAAAATGGGCACATATTATAGTTTACAAGAAATAACATACATAAAAAAATTAGAACAAAATCTCACTAAAAAATTAAGAGAAAAAGGACAAATAGCAAAATATACATTTAAGGATATAAAAACAAATAGTCCTAAAATGTTTGAATGTATAGATTTAGCTAAGAAGGTTTCTAAATCTGATTTAAGCATACTTATCGGAGGTGAAAGTGGAACTGGTAAAGAACTCATAGCTCAGTCTATACATAACAACTCAAATAGAAAAAATCAACCCTTTATAGCAGTAAATTGTGCAGCCGTTCCTGAAAATTTATTAGAAAGCCAGCTATTCGGATATGACAAGGGAACTTTTACTGGAGGTCTAAAAGATGGAAAACAAGGATTATTTGAACTTGCTAATAATGGAACAATATTCTTAGATGAAATAGGCGATATGCCTTTAGAATTACAAACAAAACTACTTAGAGTTCTTCAAGAAAAGCAGATAATGCCTGTTGGGTCTCACAATGTAATTAATATAGATGTTAGAATCATATCTGCTACAAATAAGAATTTAGAACAAATGATTGATAATAGCCAATTTAGAGAGGATTTATATTATCGATTAAATACAATTCCAATAAATATACCTCCTCTAAGAGAAAGAAAAGAAGACATATTAATTATTATGGAAGATTTAATTAATAAGAAATTAATAATCACACCAGAAGCAAAAAAACTTATACAAAACTATATGTGGAAAGGTAATATAAGAGAACTCCAAAATGTTACATCCTATTTAAACATTATGTGTGAAGATATTGTATTAGAGAAAGATTTACCTCCAAACTTAAGGTCTTCAGATAACAAAAATACATCATTAAAACTAAAATATAGTAAGAATGATATATTGAATATATTAGAGATACTAATTTTAAATAAGGAATCAGATGTTGGTATTGGTAGAGGATTAATTTTAAAAGCACTACTCGATAAGAACCTTCAAATTACAGAAGGAAAAATTAAAAAAATATTTGAATATCTAAAAAAAGAAGAACTTATAATTTGTAGTTCAGGAAGATATGGAAGTAAAATAACTCAAAAAGGAGAAGATTTTTACAATAAATTAAAATATAAAGGTCTATAA
- a CDS encoding Crp/Fnr family transcriptional regulator, which translates to MKAEKTSIYPIIKNNLNKISIVEYKKGQRFVASDKDLQEVFFIIEGVALVECTTRGGNKFLVDIVPENEFIGKISYIYEHNLKCDIFAKTNIKLFRFEKNVFEEFYLKPDFIALFHRKCTRRIYELYKTRMVRELFSCTEVIAYCISNKQENNVCNIKAIRNFSEIYSISRKSRYHSLLKLTEKEIVKKMGNTYEILNYDELHKLAFEVKEFLEDE; encoded by the coding sequence ATGAAAGCAGAAAAAACAAGTATATATCCAATTATTAAAAATAATTTAAACAAAATATCAATTGTTGAATATAAAAAGGGTCAAAGATTTGTAGCATCAGATAAAGACTTACAAGAAGTGTTCTTTATAATAGAGGGAGTTGCATTAGTGGAGTGTACTACTAGAGGAGGAAATAAATTTCTTGTTGACATTGTACCTGAAAATGAATTTATAGGCAAAATCAGTTACATATATGAACATAATTTGAAATGTGATATATTTGCAAAGACTAATATAAAATTATTTCGATTTGAAAAAAATGTATTTGAAGAGTTTTATCTCAAACCAGATTTTATTGCACTATTTCATAGAAAATGTACAAGAAGAATATATGAATTATATAAAACCAGAATGGTAAGAGAACTATTTTCTTGCACAGAAGTTATTGCCTATTGTATATCAAATAAACAAGAAAATAATGTCTGCAATATAAAAGCTATTCGTAATTTCAGTGAAATCTATTCAATTAGTAGAAAAAGTAGATACCATTCTCTGCTAAAGTTAACTGAAAAGGAGATAGTAAAAAAAATGGGTAATACATATGAAATTTTAAACTATGATGAATTACATAAATTGGCATTTGAAGTAAAAGAATTTTTGGAAGATGAGTAA
- a CDS encoding MATE family efflux transporter, whose amino-acid sequence MQELFSLKDENKRFYKILLSLCIPIIIQNLISTSVNVIDTIMISSLGETSVASVGVANQFFFLFNMSLSGITGGAGVFISQFYGKKDVSNIRKVTGLTCVLAIVLSFVFVIPALLTPKPIIHIFSYDSEVVKLCIDYFSIAVFSYPLIAVSTVFSTGSRGVRNPKLGMICSAFALVTNVILNYGFIFGNFGLPALGVKGAALATVIARICELILMITYVYLYKKDYILKFGLKNLKAIDKIFIKSFSSKSFPIFVNDSVWAIGTVLYSVAYARAGTSAIAASQIATSTGNFFIMTAVCIASGASIMLGNELGADHIKRAIEYAKKFSILVFSAGLILGIILILNIPLLLKMFSVSDSLASDITKIFFIMGILMALKSFNTLVIIGILRSGGDTKYALFLELGCMWLASIPLTFIAAFKGAPIFVLVLLTYSEEVVKFIFGVPRALSKKWAINIVKEID is encoded by the coding sequence TTGCAAGAACTATTTTCTTTAAAAGACGAAAATAAAAGATTTTATAAAATACTTCTATCTTTATGTATACCTATTATCATACAGAACTTAATTTCTACTTCTGTAAATGTAATAGATACAATTATGATAAGTAGTTTGGGGGAAACATCTGTAGCTTCAGTTGGAGTTGCAAACCAATTTTTCTTTCTTTTTAATATGTCCTTATCTGGTATCACAGGAGGTGCTGGAGTTTTTATTTCACAGTTTTATGGAAAGAAGGATGTGAGTAATATAAGAAAAGTCACAGGTCTTACTTGTGTATTGGCAATTGTTTTAAGTTTTGTATTTGTTATTCCTGCTTTACTAACACCAAAGCCAATTATACACATATTTTCGTATGATTCTGAGGTGGTAAAACTTTGTATAGATTACTTTAGTATTGCAGTATTTAGTTATCCATTAATTGCTGTAAGTACTGTATTTAGTACTGGTTCAAGAGGTGTTAGAAATCCTAAGTTAGGTATGATTTGTAGTGCATTTGCACTTGTAACAAATGTTATTTTAAATTATGGATTTATATTTGGTAACTTCGGTCTTCCTGCATTGGGTGTAAAAGGTGCTGCTCTAGCTACTGTTATTGCTAGAATATGTGAATTAATTTTAATGATTACTTATGTTTACCTTTATAAAAAAGACTATATATTAAAGTTTGGTCTAAAAAATCTAAAAGCTATTGATAAAATTTTTATAAAATCTTTTTCATCAAAAAGCTTTCCTATATTTGTAAATGACTCTGTATGGGCAATTGGAACTGTCCTGTATTCTGTTGCATATGCAAGAGCTGGTACTTCTGCTATAGCAGCTAGCCAGATAGCAACCAGTACAGGTAATTTCTTCATAATGACAGCTGTATGTATTGCATCTGGTGCATCTATTATGCTTGGAAATGAACTTGGAGCTGACCATATTAAAAGAGCCATTGAATATGCTAAAAAGTTTTCTATACTTGTATTTTCAGCTGGTTTAATACTTGGAATTATTTTAATTTTAAATATACCATTATTATTAAAAATGTTTAGTGTTTCTGATAGCTTAGCTTCTGATATAACTAAGATATTCTTTATAATGGGAATACTAATGGCTCTTAAATCTTTTAATACATTGGTTATAATTGGTATTTTAAGAAGTGGAGGAGATACTAAATATGCTCTATTTTTAGAATTAGGATGTATGTGGTTAGCTTCTATTCCTCTAACTTTTATAGCTGCATTTAAAGGTGCACCTATATTTGTACTCGTTTTGCTCACTTATAGTGAAGAAGTGGTTAAGTTTATATTTGGTGTTCCTAGAGCATTATCTAAAAAATGGGCTATTAATATAGTAAAGGAAATTGATTAA